A single Antechinus flavipes isolate AdamAnt ecotype Samford, QLD, Australia chromosome 5, AdamAnt_v2, whole genome shotgun sequence DNA region contains:
- the COMMD3 gene encoding COMM domain-containing protein 3 isoform X1, producing MELSEYVQRGCQMLADPGCFDLAAFALLLRAAFRSLLEARADEAVLDHPDLKHIDAMVLKHSHAALATCILEAGKQKADKSTLSTCLEDCKFDRERIELFCTEYQVIKNKISLEILLGSIGRCPLLITDVSWRLQYQIKTNQLHKLHRPSYLVTLNVEKEDSISHPDISFNCTMEQLQDLVGKLKDAAKSLERATQI from the exons ATGGAGCTCTCCGAGTATGTGCAGAGAGGTTGCCAGATGCTGGCCGATCCCGGCTGCTTCGACCTCGCTGCCTTCGCGCTTCTCCTGCGGGCGGCCTTCCGGAGCCTGCTGGAAGCCCGGGCTGACGAAGCCGTGCTAG atCATCCAGACTTGAAACATATTGATGCTATGGTATTAAAACACAGTCATGCAGCACTTGCAACTTGTATACTGGAggcaggaaagcagaaagctgacaAGTCAACTCTGAg cACCTGTCTAGAAGACTGTAAATTtgatagagaaagaatagaactATTTTGCACAGAATACCAGGTTATA aaAAACAAGATTTCTCTGGAAATCCTACTGGGAAG TATTGGCAGATGTCCTCTCCTTATAACTGATGTTTCTTGGCGGTTGCAGTATCAGATTAAG acCAATCAACTTCACAAACTGCATCGACCATCATATCTGGTGACCTTAAATGTTGAG aaGGAGGATTCTATATCCCATCCAGACATTAGCTTTAATTGCACTATGGAGCAATTACAG GACTTAGTGGGAAAATTAAAAGATGCCGCTAAAAGCCTGGAAAGAGCAACTCAAATATGA
- the COMMD3 gene encoding COMM domain-containing protein 3 isoform X2, giving the protein MELSEYVQRGCQMLADPGCFDLAAFALLLRAAFRSLLEARADEAVLDHPDLKHIDAMVLKHSHAALATCILEAGKQKADKSTLSTCLEDCKFDRERIELFCTEYQKNKISLEILLGSIGRCPLLITDVSWRLQYQIKTNQLHKLHRPSYLVTLNVEKEDSISHPDISFNCTMEQLQDLVGKLKDAAKSLERATQI; this is encoded by the exons ATGGAGCTCTCCGAGTATGTGCAGAGAGGTTGCCAGATGCTGGCCGATCCCGGCTGCTTCGACCTCGCTGCCTTCGCGCTTCTCCTGCGGGCGGCCTTCCGGAGCCTGCTGGAAGCCCGGGCTGACGAAGCCGTGCTAG atCATCCAGACTTGAAACATATTGATGCTATGGTATTAAAACACAGTCATGCAGCACTTGCAACTTGTATACTGGAggcaggaaagcagaaagctgacaAGTCAACTCTGAg cACCTGTCTAGAAGACTGTAAATTtgatagagaaagaatagaactATTTTGCACAGAATACCAG aaAAACAAGATTTCTCTGGAAATCCTACTGGGAAG TATTGGCAGATGTCCTCTCCTTATAACTGATGTTTCTTGGCGGTTGCAGTATCAGATTAAG acCAATCAACTTCACAAACTGCATCGACCATCATATCTGGTGACCTTAAATGTTGAG aaGGAGGATTCTATATCCCATCCAGACATTAGCTTTAATTGCACTATGGAGCAATTACAG GACTTAGTGGGAAAATTAAAAGATGCCGCTAAAAGCCTGGAAAGAGCAACTCAAATATGA